Proteins from one Fusobacterium periodonticum 1_1_41FAA genomic window:
- a CDS encoding cobyric acid synthase codes for MKKANLMVVGTSSGAGKSLFVTALCRIFYKDKYKVSPFKSQNMALNSYITKDGKEMGRAQVVQAEASGLEPEVEMNPILLKPSSMNKIQIIVCGKSIGNMSGVEYNQYKKNLIPILKETYSKIEAKNDIVIIEGAGSPAEINIKEEDISNFVMARIADAPVILVADIDRGGVFASIYGTIMLLKEEDRKRVKGIVINKFRGNKEVLKPGFEIIENLTGVKTLGVIPYADIDIEDEDSLSEKYKSFKLNKNSNKIKVSVIKLKHISNVTDIDALSIHDDVEIQFVTERSQIGDEDLIIIPGSKNTIDDLKWLKESGIAEEIIKKARTKTIIFGICGGFQILGNKVKDPHHIEGDIEELNGLGLLDLETTMENEKTLVQYKGKLIVEEGLLKPLNDLEIKGYEIHQGLTEGNEKNLTSDNRTVLVNKNNIIATYLHGIFDNKDFTNNLLNEIRRRKGLEEVNSNISYEEYKIQEFDKLEKLVRENIDIEEIYKIIGLK; via the coding sequence ATGAAAAAAGCTAATTTAATGGTTGTAGGAACATCTTCAGGAGCAGGTAAGAGTTTATTTGTAACTGCACTATGTAGAATTTTTTATAAGGATAAATACAAGGTTTCTCCTTTTAAATCACAAAATATGGCATTAAATTCATATATAACAAAAGATGGTAAGGAAATGGGAAGAGCACAAGTTGTACAAGCTGAGGCAAGTGGGTTAGAGCCTGAAGTTGAAATGAACCCAATACTATTAAAACCTTCAAGTATGAATAAAATACAAATAATAGTTTGTGGGAAATCTATAGGTAATATGTCAGGAGTTGAATATAATCAATATAAAAAGAATCTAATTCCTATATTAAAAGAAACTTATTCAAAGATAGAAGCTAAAAATGATATAGTTATAATTGAAGGAGCAGGAAGTCCAGCAGAAATAAATATAAAAGAAGAGGATATCTCAAATTTTGTTATGGCTAGAATAGCAGATGCTCCTGTTATTTTAGTTGCAGATATAGATAGAGGAGGAGTTTTTGCATCTATCTATGGTACAATTATGCTTTTAAAGGAAGAAGATAGAAAAAGAGTAAAAGGTATCGTTATAAATAAATTCAGAGGTAATAAGGAAGTTTTAAAGCCTGGATTTGAAATAATAGAGAATTTAACAGGTGTTAAAACTTTAGGTGTGATACCTTATGCAGATATAGATATTGAAGATGAGGATAGTTTAAGTGAAAAATATAAGAGTTTTAAATTAAATAAAAATTCAAATAAAATAAAAGTTTCTGTAATAAAATTAAAACATATTTCAAATGTTACAGATATAGATGCTTTATCAATTCATGATGATGTTGAGATACAGTTTGTAACTGAGAGAAGTCAAATTGGAGATGAAGACTTAATAATAATTCCAGGTTCAAAAAATACTATAGATGATTTAAAATGGCTTAAAGAAAGTGGAATAGCTGAAGAGATAATAAAGAAAGCTAGAACAAAAACTATAATTTTTGGTATTTGTGGAGGCTTTCAAATTTTAGGAAATAAGGTCAAAGATCCACATCATATTGAAGGGGATATTGAAGAATTAAATGGTTTAGGACTTTTAGATTTAGAAACTACTATGGAAAATGAAAAAACTCTTGTTCAATACAAAGGAAAATTAATTGTAGAAGAGGGACTTTTAAAGCCTTTAAATGATTTAGAAATTAAAGGTTATGAAATTCATCAAGGACTTACAGAAGGAAATGAAAAGAATTTAACAAGTGATAATAGAACTGTTTTAGTAAATAAAAATAATATTATTGCAACTTATTTGCATGGAATTTTTGACAATAAAGATTTTACTAATAATCTTTTAAATGAAATTAGAAGAAGAAAAGGTTTAGAAGAAGTAAATAGTAATATTTCTTATGAAGAATATAAAATACAAGAGTTTGATAAGTTAGAAAAATTAGTCAGAGAGAATATTGATATAGAAGAAATATACAAAATTATAGGGCTAAAGTAA
- a CDS encoding formylglycine-generating enzyme family protein, with protein MKKNTEILEIENMIFVRGGKYKSLFLNKEREVCDLEVCKYTITQNMWIEIMGNNPSYHIGGRKPVEQISWWDTLEFCNEMSKKYHLEPVYNITYDNFDNPILKINQIGGKAVEVNKADFKKTEGFRLPTEIEWEWFARGGEVAKEQGNFDYDYSGSDNIDEVAWYWGNSKEGTQDVGMKKANQLGLYDCSGNVWEWCFKTGDCYMLKGGSFYDFNEFCLVNNRDRDTTPNRKEGNIGFRIVRTKNKE; from the coding sequence ATGAAAAAGAATACTGAAATTTTAGAAATAGAAAATATGATCTTTGTAAGAGGAGGAAAATATAAATCATTATTTCTGAATAAAGAAAGAGAAGTTTGTGATTTAGAAGTATGTAAATATACAATTACACAGAATATGTGGATAGAAATAATGGGAAATAATCCATCTTATCATATAGGTGGAAGAAAACCAGTAGAACAAATTTCTTGGTGGGATACACTGGAGTTTTGTAATGAAATGAGCAAAAAATATCATTTAGAGCCTGTTTATAATATTACATATGATAATTTTGACAATCCAATATTAAAAATAAATCAAATTGGAGGAAAGGCAGTTGAAGTAAATAAGGCAGATTTTAAAAAGACAGAAGGTTTTAGATTGCCAACAGAAATTGAATGGGAATGGTTTGCTAGAGGTGGAGAAGTTGCAAAAGAGCAAGGAAACTTTGACTATGATTATTCTGGTAGTGATAATATAGATGAAGTAGCTTGGTACTGGGGAAATTCAAAAGAAGGAACTCAAGATGTTGGAATGAAAAAAGCAAATCAGTTAGGACTATATGATTGTAGTGGAAATGTTTGGGAATGGTGTTTTAAGACAGGAGATTGTTATATGTTAAAAGGAGGATCTTTCTATGATTTTAATGAATTTTGCCTAGTTAATAATCGTGATAGAGATACAACTCCTAATAGAAAAGAAGGAAATATTGGTTTTCGTATAGTAAGAACAAAAAATAAGGAGTAG
- a CDS encoding type II toxin-antitoxin system RelE family toxin, protein MKYNVEYSKTAMNTIKKMDSSTSKLIRTWIEKNLIDAENPRVKGKALTGDLKGLWRYRVGDYRILADIQDDKIVILILDIGHRSKIYL, encoded by the coding sequence ATGAAATATAATGTAGAATATTCTAAAACTGCTATGAACACCATAAAGAAAATGGATAGTTCAACTTCAAAATTAATAAGAACTTGGATAGAGAAAAATTTAATTGATGCAGAAAATCCTAGAGTAAAAGGAAAAGCCTTAACAGGTGATTTAAAAGGGTTGTGGCGTTATAGAGTAGGTGATTATAGGATATTAGCTGATATTCAAGATGATAAAATAGTTATCTTAATTTTGGATATAGGACACAGAAGCAAAATATATTTATAA
- the relB gene encoding type II toxin-antitoxin system RelB family antitoxin, which translates to MGTTATLRLDETEKAIIQDYASSKGMTMSEFMKKVVLDYIEDEYDLKIYKEYLKEKENGTLKTYSHKEVWGE; encoded by the coding sequence ATGGGAACAACAGCAACATTGAGATTAGATGAAACAGAAAAAGCAATTATACAAGATTATGCAAGTAGTAAAGGTATGACTATGTCCGAATTTATGAAAAAAGTAGTTCTTGATTATATTGAAGATGAATATGATTTAAAAATATATAAAGAATATTTAAAAGAAAAAGAAAATGGAACTCTAAAGACTTATTCACATAAAGAAGTTTGGGGAGAATAG
- a CDS encoding SUMF1/EgtB/PvdO family nonheme iron enzyme, whose protein sequence is METNLVKYLRARRPIIWVNNGDYKEIDTIIKEATKEYEDKSIYEYRALGAVDFETKVKEERITDLYSFLDILYSEGIKRNIFLLIKNVEEEMKDARNIAYIKKIAETRYSSPDYNFTIIVITETETVPKELEKFTSILDIPNMSKDEIEKYILKFSKDNNIKVDEKDIGEVAISLKGLTKLEIDHVLNMIIESKNNISISGRDIIIKEKGQIIKKSSILEIIDFKEKIEDIGGLEGLKEWLKSKAQVFRRLDEAKKFGVDTPKGVLLVGMPGCGKSLAAKASARLFNVPLLRLDIGRLLGKYVGESEHNMRVALKTAESISPCILWIDEIEKAFAGINQDGGASDITKRLFGQFLTWLQEKENTVFVVATANDITAFPPEFLRKGRFDEVFFIDFPNEEERERIFEIHLEKRGKLTDDIDINKLAKQTEGYCGADIEEVVKNAIEDIFILETENEKEITTKDLLESAKNIDSLTNILADKIEILKKSYDKFKIKSASKKLPSTQRIKKNKKGKSGNPTFRDMVIINGGKYTPSFFNEEREVFDIEVCKYPVTQDMWMEVMEKNPSSCKGGRRPVESVSWWDALEYCNKLSEKYDLEPVYDLSKKEEGVLRINQIGGESEYPNIADFRKTEGFRLPTKLEWEWFARGGEIAVQDGTFNYTYSGSNNIDEVAWYEKNSGKQTHDVGTKKPNQLGLYDCSGNVWEWCYDTSTSGYISEETSYIYDATVEYRIIRGGSYYEYDYCVVTLNLGREDVDYSSDLGFRIVRTI, encoded by the coding sequence ATGGAAACAAATTTAGTTAAGTATTTAAGAGCAAGAAGACCAATAATTTGGGTAAATAATGGAGATTATAAGGAAATTGACACTATTATTAAAGAAGCGACAAAAGAGTATGAAGATAAGTCTATATATGAGTATAGAGCTTTAGGAGCAGTTGATTTTGAAACTAAAGTAAAAGAAGAAAGGATAACTGATTTATATAGTTTCCTAGATATATTATATTCAGAGGGAATAAAAAGAAACATATTTCTATTAATTAAAAATGTAGAGGAAGAAATGAAAGATGCTAGAAATATTGCCTACATAAAGAAGATAGCCGAAACAAGATATTCAAGTCCAGACTATAATTTTACAATAATAGTTATAACTGAAACTGAAACAGTACCAAAAGAATTAGAAAAATTTACTTCAATATTAGATATTCCAAATATGTCAAAAGATGAAATAGAAAAATATATTTTAAAATTTTCTAAAGATAATAATATAAAAGTGGATGAAAAAGATATAGGTGAGGTTGCTATCTCATTAAAAGGTTTGACTAAATTAGAAATAGATCATGTACTTAATATGATAATTGAATCAAAAAATAATATTTCAATTTCAGGTAGAGATATTATCATAAAAGAAAAAGGACAAATTATAAAAAAATCATCAATATTAGAAATAATAGACTTTAAAGAAAAAATTGAAGACATTGGAGGTTTAGAGGGTTTAAAAGAATGGCTTAAATCTAAAGCACAAGTATTTAGAAGATTAGATGAAGCTAAAAAATTTGGAGTAGATACACCAAAAGGAGTATTACTTGTTGGAATGCCAGGTTGTGGAAAAAGTTTAGCAGCCAAGGCTAGTGCAAGACTTTTCAACGTACCATTACTAAGACTAGATATAGGAAGATTATTAGGTAAATATGTTGGAGAATCTGAACATAATATGAGAGTGGCATTAAAAACAGCAGAATCAATAAGTCCTTGTATATTATGGATAGATGAAATAGAAAAAGCCTTTGCAGGAATAAATCAAGATGGAGGAGCTAGTGACATTACAAAAAGATTATTTGGACAATTTTTAACTTGGTTACAGGAAAAAGAAAATACAGTTTTTGTTGTTGCAACTGCTAATGATATAACTGCTTTTCCACCTGAATTTTTGAGAAAAGGAAGATTTGATGAAGTATTTTTTATAGATTTTCCTAATGAAGAAGAAAGAGAAAGAATATTTGAAATTCACTTAGAAAAAAGAGGAAAACTTACAGATGACATTGATATAAATAAATTAGCAAAGCAAACAGAAGGATATTGTGGAGCCGATATAGAAGAAGTTGTAAAAAATGCTATAGAAGATATTTTTATATTGGAAACAGAAAATGAAAAAGAAATAACAACTAAGGACTTATTAGAATCAGCTAAAAATATTGACTCATTAACAAATATTTTGGCAGATAAAATAGAAATTTTAAAGAAAAGTTATGATAAGTTTAAAATTAAATCGGCTTCTAAAAAATTACCTAGTACTCAAAGAATAAAGAAAAATAAAAAAGGGAAATCAGGAAACCCTACATTTAGAGATATGGTAATAATAAATGGAGGAAAATATACTCCGTCATTCTTTAATGAAGAAAGAGAGGTATTTGATATAGAAGTATGTAAATATCCAGTAACTCAAGATATGTGGATGGAAGTAATGGAAAAAAATCCTTCAAGTTGTAAAGGAGGAAGAAGACCAGTTGAATCTGTATCATGGTGGGATGCTTTAGAGTATTGTAATAAGTTAAGTGAAAAATATGATTTAGAACCTGTTTATGATTTAAGCAAAAAAGAAGAAGGAGTTTTGAGAATAAATCAAATAGGAGGAGAGTCAGAATATCCTAATATAGCTGATTTTAGAAAAACAGAAGGTTTTAGATTACCTACAAAATTAGAATGGGAATGGTTTGCAAGAGGAGGAGAAATTGCTGTCCAAGATGGAACATTTAATTATACTTATTCAGGTAGTAATAATATAGATGAAGTAGCATGGTATGAAAAAAATTCAGGAAAACAAACCCATGATGTAGGAACTAAAAAACCAAACCAATTAGGACTTTATGATTGCAGTGGAAATGTATGGGAGTGGTGTTATGATACAAGTACATCTGGATATATATCAGAAGAAACATCCTATATATATGATGCAACTGTAGAATATAGAATAATAAGAGGTGGTTCTTATTATGAATATGATTATTGTGTAGTTACATTAAACTTAGGTAGAGAAGATGTTGATTATAGTAGTGACCTTGGTTTTCGTATAGTTAGAACTATTTAG
- a CDS encoding DUF4299 family protein, which yields MSISFYIKNKRKIIAYEPVLTVKEALALSDKELNVFAISDIDINKLLLSPLSDYECLLIGVKNKSARGFELSYDKKNKDYVVRIFTPSSREDWLLALDYIKTLAKKFNSEIENNRGEIYTIKELDKFDYESDILYGISSISAKINDREGAQYIILGINRLVVFNKKMLDKIYSSGNTIDAFSTIVREIQYLDASSAPQNFFKNNDNGKIMGNYTLVEGVRTILPYIPNVEFENSNIVKNEDISVWNITLLIIELNKNDGKNYYCSVGNLEYDKFIKKIPTDKYKFIDGAYIMLEPLTKEEILKLLDGE from the coding sequence ATGAGTATAAGTTTTTACATAAAAAATAAAAGAAAAATTATAGCTTATGAGCCAGTCTTGACTGTTAAAGAAGCTTTAGCTTTATCAGATAAAGAACTTAATGTATTTGCCATTTCTGATATAGATATTAATAAGTTATTATTATCTCCACTTTCTGATTATGAATGTCTTTTAATAGGTGTTAAAAATAAAAGTGCAAGAGGTTTTGAATTATCTTATGATAAAAAGAATAAGGATTATGTTGTAAGAATTTTTACTCCTTCATCAAGAGAAGATTGGCTTTTAGCATTAGACTATATAAAAACTTTAGCTAAGAAATTTAATTCTGAAATTGAGAATAATAGAGGAGAAATATATACAATTAAAGAGTTAGATAAATTTGACTATGAGAGTGATATACTTTATGGGATATCATCTATTTCAGCAAAAATAAATGATAGAGAAGGAGCTCAGTATATAATTTTAGGAATAAATAGACTTGTAGTTTTTAATAAAAAAATGCTTGATAAAATATATAGCTCTGGTAATACTATAGATGCTTTTTCGACTATAGTAAGAGAAATACAATATTTAGATGCTTCTTCAGCACCTCAGAATTTCTTTAAGAATAATGATAATGGCAAGATTATGGGAAATTATACACTTGTTGAAGGAGTTAGAACAATACTTCCATATATTCCTAATGTAGAATTTGAAAATTCAAATATAGTAAAAAATGAAGATATTTCTGTTTGGAATATTACTTTATTGATTATAGAGTTAAATAAAAATGATGGAAAAAATTACTATTGTTCTGTTGGAAATTTAGAATATGATAAGTTTATAAAAAAAATACCTACAGATAAATATAAATTTATAGATGGGGCATATATTATGCTTGAGCCACTGACTAAGGAAGAAATTTTAAAATTATTAGATGGAGAATAA
- a CDS encoding ACP phosphodiesterase: MNFLGHSLISLEIDENTNKKTLYANFTGDYYKGLVDRIELPEALKKGITLHRTIDKISDRKENFLNELLVDKFGIFKGIVSDMFIDHFLSKNFHKLFNKDIKFIEKKILNTIEENRNIFPKDFDRMFKWLNDRNVMSNYKDIDFLERAFEGLARNIRKGEILNLATTELKKNYNLFEEKSIKEFFYVKDKSIEEFLNK; this comes from the coding sequence ATGAATTTTTTAGGACACTCATTGATTTCACTAGAGATTGATGAAAATACAAATAAAAAGACTCTCTATGCTAATTTTACAGGAGATTATTATAAAGGTTTAGTTGATAGAATAGAACTTCCAGAAGCTTTAAAAAAGGGTATTACACTACATAGAACAATAGATAAAATTTCAGATAGAAAAGAAAATTTTTTAAATGAATTATTAGTAGATAAATTTGGAATTTTTAAAGGGATAGTGTCAGATATGTTTATTGATCATTTCTTATCAAAAAATTTCCATAAATTATTTAATAAAGATATAAAATTTATTGAAAAGAAAATATTGAATACAATAGAAGAAAATAGAAATATTTTTCCAAAAGATTTTGACAGAATGTTTAAGTGGTTGAATGATAGAAATGTTATGTCAAATTACAAAGATATAGATTTCCTAGAAAGAGCTTTTGAAGGCTTAGCTAGAAATATAAGAAAAGGTGAAATTTTAAATTTAGCTACAACTGAGTTAAAAAAGAATTATAATCTATTTGAAGAAAAATCTATAAAAGAATTTTTCTATGTAAAAGATAAAAGTATAGAAGAATTTTTAAATAAATAA
- the cbiB gene encoding adenosylcobinamide-phosphate synthase CbiB, protein MFNYFFIKFGIAYILDLILADPRWLYHPVIIIGKLISFLEKFLYKAKNKIYSGAILNILTLSVTFIVSLFLARTNYVVEIFFLYTTLATKSLANEGNKVYKILKSGDIEKAKKELSYLVSRDTNTLSLDKIIMSVVETIAENTVDGFVSPAFYAFVGNFFHIELFGQGVSLALPFAMTYKAINTLDSMVGYKNEKYIDFGKVSARVDDVANFIPARLTGLIFVPLSTLILGYDFKNSLRIFFRDRNKHSSPNSGQSESAYAGALGIQFGGKISYFGKDYEKPTIGDKLKNFDYEDIKKAVNILYLVSFIATITIIPCSLFYNS, encoded by the coding sequence ATGTTTAATTATTTTTTTATAAAATTTGGAATAGCCTATATTTTAGATTTAATATTAGCTGATCCAAGATGGTTATATCATCCTGTTATCATAATAGGAAAATTAATAAGTTTTTTAGAAAAATTTTTATATAAGGCTAAAAATAAAATATATTCAGGAGCAATTTTAAATATCTTGACTTTAAGTGTTACTTTTATTGTATCCTTATTTTTAGCAAGAACAAATTATGTAGTGGAAATATTCTTTCTTTATACAACACTTGCAACTAAAAGTTTAGCAAATGAAGGAAATAAAGTTTATAAGATTTTAAAATCTGGAGATATTGAAAAAGCTAAGAAAGAACTTTCATATCTTGTCAGCAGAGATACAAATACTTTATCACTTGATAAAATTATTATGAGTGTGGTTGAGACAATAGCTGAGAATACAGTTGATGGTTTTGTATCACCTGCATTTTATGCTTTTGTAGGAAATTTTTTTCATATAGAGTTATTTGGACAAGGAGTATCTCTCGCTCTACCTTTTGCTATGACATATAAGGCTATAAATACTTTAGATTCAATGGTAGGCTATAAAAATGAAAAATATATAGATTTTGGAAAAGTATCTGCAAGAGTTGACGATGTTGCTAACTTTATTCCAGCTAGATTGACAGGTTTAATATTTGTACCTTTATCAACTTTGATTTTAGGTTATGATTTTAAAAATTCTTTAAGAATATTTTTTAGAGATAGAAATAAACATTCAAGTCCAAACTCAGGTCAAAGTGAATCAGCCTATGCTGGAGCTTTAGGTATACAATTCGGAGGAAAAATAAGCTATTTTGGAAAGGATTATGAAAAGCCAACAATTGGAGATAAATTAAAAAATTTTGATTATGAAGATATAAAAAAAGCAGTAAACATATTATATCTAGTTTCATTTATAGCAACAATAACAATAATACCTTGTTCATTATTCTATAATAGCTGA